A window of the Anomaloglossus baeobatrachus isolate aAnoBae1 unplaced genomic scaffold, aAnoBae1.hap1 Scaffold_52, whole genome shotgun sequence genome harbors these coding sequences:
- the LOC142282755 gene encoding uncharacterized protein LOC142282755, whose product MPISCSECEKCFNKKSHLVEHQRTHTGEKPFTCSECEKCFSKKSYLVLHQRTHTGEKPYSCSECGKCFNQKSSLVTHQRTHKEEKPFSCSECGRCFNQKSHLVTHQTIHTGEKPFSCSECGKCFSDQSCVVRHQRTHTGEKPFSCSECGRCFNQKKTLVTHQRTHTGEKPFSCSECGKCFAAQSYLVKHQRTHTGEKPFSCSECDRCFNRKSHLVTHQITHTGEKPFSCSECGRCFNQKKNLVTHQTIHTGEKPFSCSECEKCFANQSCLVKHQRTHTGEKPFSCSECGRCFNRKSHHVTHQRTHTGEKPFSCSECGKCFTDQSCLVRHQIIHTGEKPFSCSECERCFNRKSNLAKHQRIHTGEKPLTCSE is encoded by the coding sequence atgccaatttcatgttcagaatgtgagaaatgctttaacaaaaaatcacatcttgttgaacatcagagaactcacacgggggagaagcctttcacatgttcagaatgtgagaaatgctttagcaaaaaatcatatcttgttttacatcagagaactcacacgggggagaagccatattcatgttcagaatgtggaaaatgctttaaccaaaaatcaagtcttgttacacatcagagaactcacaaagaggagaagcctttttcatgttcagaatgtgggagatgttttaaccaaaaatcacatcttgttacacaccagacaattcacacaggggagaagcctttttcatgttcagaatgtgggaaatgtttttccgaTCAATCATgtgttgttagacatcagagaactcacacaggagagaagcctttttcatgttcagaatgtgggagatgttttaaccaaaaaaaaactcttgttacacaccagagaactcacacaggggagaagcctttttcatgttcagaatgtgggaaatgttttgcagctcaatcatatcttgttaaacatcagagaactcacacaggggagaaacctttttcatgttcagaatgtgacagatgttttaaccgaaaatcacatcttgttacacatcagataactcacacaggggagaagcctttttcatgttcagaatgtgggagatgttttaaccaaaaaaaaaatcttgttacacaccagacaattcacacaggggagaagcctttttcatgttcagaatgtgagaaatgttttgcaaatCAATCatgtcttgttaaacatcagagaactcacacaggggagaaacctttttcatgttcagaatgtgggagatgttttaaccgaaaatcacatcatgttacacatcagagaactcacacaggggagaagcctttttcatgttcagaatgtgggaaatgttttacagatcaatcatgtcttgttagacatcagataattcacacaggggagaaacctttttcatgttcagaatgtgagagatGTTTTAACCGAAAATCAAATCTTGCaaaacaccaaagaattcacacaggggaaaaaccctTGACATGTTCAGAATGA